In Haloarcula salinisoli, one genomic interval encodes:
- a CDS encoding halocyanin domain-containing protein has protein sequence MTDGSRDVSRRAFMRTATGATAVAAASGTAAAQENATENGTATGTPAGTATANGTEAGTEGGGGEAGPPDFGGYLDGVGNFSGSVTDARGQDTATVEVGVEANGGAFGFGPAAIHVDNGATVQFEWTGEGGGHNVVQDGGDTLDSGSATSSSGVNYEHTFEEDGIYNYYCSPHEASGMKGSIVVGTDYPTKSTGGGGSSTGPLGVPGSAKMLGVATSVVMVATLGMAYVFMRYGGDYEMPDE, from the coding sequence ATGACAGACGGTAGTAGGGACGTATCTCGTCGGGCCTTTATGCGGACGGCGACGGGGGCGACGGCCGTCGCGGCCGCTTCCGGTACCGCCGCCGCCCAGGAGAATGCGACCGAGAACGGGACAGCGACCGGCACGCCGGCCGGAACCGCGACCGCCAACGGTACCGAAGCCGGCACCGAGGGCGGCGGCGGTGAAGCCGGACCGCCGGACTTTGGCGGCTACCTCGACGGGGTCGGGAACTTCTCGGGGAGCGTCACCGACGCCCGCGGACAGGACACCGCAACGGTCGAAGTGGGCGTGGAGGCCAACGGCGGCGCCTTCGGCTTCGGCCCGGCCGCCATCCACGTCGACAACGGCGCTACGGTCCAGTTCGAGTGGACGGGCGAGGGCGGCGGCCACAACGTCGTCCAGGACGGCGGGGACACCCTCGACTCGGGCAGCGCCACGTCGAGTTCCGGTGTCAACTACGAGCACACCTTCGAAGAAGACGGCATTTACAACTACTACTGTTCCCCCCACGAGGCATCGGGGATGAAAGGCTCCATCGTCGTCGGCACGGACTACCCGACAAAGAGCACCGGCGGCGGCGGGTCCAGTACGGGCCCGCTGGGCGTGCCCGGCAGCGCGAAGATGCTCGGCGTCGCCACCTCCGTCGTGATGGTCGCGACGCTGGGGATGGCCTACGTCTTCATGCGCTACGGCGGCGACTACGAGATGCCCGACGAGTAA
- a CDS encoding MarR family transcriptional regulator — protein sequence MSTSDIQQPETEEEQVGWEAVADLPPSAKLVAKVLEYNDSLTQSQLAEETLLPPRTVRYALTRLEDVDVVGSRFSFSDARKRIYTLTIE from the coding sequence ATGAGTACATCCGACATCCAGCAGCCAGAGACCGAGGAGGAACAGGTGGGGTGGGAGGCCGTCGCGGACCTGCCCCCCAGCGCGAAGCTGGTCGCGAAGGTACTGGAGTACAACGACAGCCTGACCCAGAGCCAGCTCGCCGAGGAGACGCTACTGCCGCCCCGAACCGTCCGGTACGCCCTGACCCGGCTGGAAGACGTCGACGTCGTCGGCTCCCGCTTTTCCTTCTCGGACGCCCGCAAGCGCATCTACACGCTCACCATCGAGTGA
- a CDS encoding alkaline phosphatase family protein gives MGLFDRLKGDDAPRVAFFGIDGVPYSLIDEHPDVFPNLTELKESGAAGPIDSIVPPESSACWPALTTGVNPGETGVYGFQDREVGSYDTYVPMGRDVQATRLWDRITDEGRDATVLNVPVTFPPQRNVQRMVSGFLSPGVDKAAYPDDLRDHLQDTNYRIDVNAKLGHDDDKTEFVEDAHKTLERRYEAFSHYVEQDDWDLFFGVFMTTDRVNHFLFKDYEQDGEYQEEFFDFYRQVDEYLGKLRDQLDDDVTMVVASDHGFTTLDYEVHFNEWLAEEGWLDFAEDDHSELGDISEDTEAYSLIPGRFYINLEGREPNGGVSEDDYEDVRADLKEKLENLEGPNGNKVADRVVTREDAFRGDHSDIAPDLVVIPNHGFDLKAGFKGSDDVFGVGPRNGMHSFDNATLLVDDADARINDADLYDIAPTILDLMDHDYDRTEFDGSSLV, from the coding sequence ATGGGACTATTCGACCGTCTGAAAGGTGACGACGCGCCGCGTGTCGCCTTCTTCGGCATCGACGGGGTGCCGTACAGCCTCATCGACGAGCATCCGGACGTGTTTCCGAACCTCACCGAGCTCAAGGAGTCGGGCGCTGCCGGCCCCATCGACAGCATCGTGCCCCCCGAATCGAGCGCCTGCTGGCCGGCGCTGACGACCGGCGTCAACCCCGGCGAAACCGGTGTCTACGGCTTCCAGGACCGCGAGGTCGGGTCGTACGATACGTACGTCCCCATGGGTCGGGACGTCCAGGCCACCCGACTGTGGGACCGAATCACCGACGAGGGCCGTGACGCCACCGTGCTGAACGTCCCCGTCACCTTCCCCCCACAGCGCAACGTCCAGCGGATGGTCTCGGGCTTTCTCTCGCCCGGCGTCGACAAGGCCGCCTACCCCGACGACCTGCGTGACCACCTTCAGGACACCAACTACCGCATCGACGTCAACGCGAAACTGGGCCACGACGACGACAAGACGGAGTTCGTCGAGGACGCCCACAAGACGCTCGAACGCCGCTACGAGGCCTTCTCACACTACGTCGAGCAGGACGACTGGGACCTCTTTTTCGGCGTCTTCATGACCACCGACCGGGTCAACCACTTCCTGTTCAAGGACTACGAGCAGGACGGCGAGTACCAGGAGGAGTTCTTCGACTTCTATCGCCAGGTCGACGAGTATCTGGGCAAGCTGCGCGACCAGCTCGACGACGACGTGACGATGGTCGTCGCCTCTGACCACGGCTTCACCACCCTCGACTACGAGGTTCACTTCAACGAGTGGCTCGCCGAGGAAGGATGGCTGGACTTTGCCGAGGACGACCACTCCGAACTCGGCGACATCAGCGAGGACACCGAGGCGTACTCGCTCATCCCGGGTCGGTTCTACATCAACCTCGAGGGCCGCGAGCCAAACGGCGGCGTCAGCGAGGACGACTACGAGGACGTCCGCGCGGACCTCAAGGAGAAACTCGAGAACCTGGAGGGTCCCAACGGCAACAAGGTCGCCGACCGCGTCGTCACCCGCGAGGACGCCTTCCGCGGCGACCACTCCGATATCGCCCCCGACCTCGTCGTCATCCCGAACCACGGCTTCGACCTCAAAGCCGGCTTCAAGGGCAGCGACGACGTCTTCGGCGTGGGCCCGCGCAACGGGATGCACTCGTTCGACAACGCCACGCTGTTGGTCGACGACGCGGACGCCCGCATTAACGACGCCGACCTCTACGACATCGCGCCCACCATCCTGGACCTGATGGACCACGACTACGACCGGACCGAGTTCGACGGTAGCAGTCTGGTATAG
- a CDS encoding tubulin/FtsZ family protein → MKVVLIGVGQAGGKVTQALAEFDYNMGFNAVRGALAVNSARADLQNLELDTTLIGQDRVKGHGVGGDNELGAQIMQESATEVLDNMDGRITTEAEAVVVVAGLGGGTGSGGAPMLVRELKRIYEMPVYTLGILPGDDEGGLYQANAGRSLKTAIRESDSVILVDNDAWRGSGDSVAEGYKRINDAIAQRIGLLLAAGEAVEGVGESVVDSSEIINTLRSGGISAVGYAAAEASEDAAENVNTITSVTRNAMLSSMSLPNATDAESALLVIAGDPERLSRKGVERARRWVEDETGSMEVRGGDFPLGSEKIAALVVLSGIERSDRVNEYMEKAKQAAKSQGNDTDPEEYSSDDLDSLM, encoded by the coding sequence ATGAAAGTCGTCCTGATAGGTGTCGGTCAAGCCGGGGGGAAGGTCACACAGGCCCTCGCGGAGTTCGACTACAACATGGGCTTCAACGCCGTCCGTGGCGCCCTCGCGGTCAACTCCGCCAGAGCCGACCTGCAGAACCTCGAACTCGACACCACTCTCATCGGCCAGGACCGCGTCAAAGGTCACGGCGTCGGCGGCGACAACGAACTCGGCGCCCAGATAATGCAGGAGTCGGCGACGGAGGTGCTGGACAACATGGACGGGCGCATCACCACCGAGGCCGAAGCCGTCGTGGTGGTCGCCGGGCTGGGCGGTGGCACCGGTTCGGGCGGCGCGCCGATGCTGGTCCGCGAACTCAAACGTATCTACGAGATGCCCGTCTACACCCTCGGTATCCTCCCCGGGGACGACGAGGGCGGGCTCTACCAGGCCAACGCCGGCCGCTCGCTGAAGACCGCCATCCGGGAGTCAGACTCCGTCATCCTCGTCGACAACGACGCCTGGCGCGGCTCCGGCGACAGCGTCGCCGAAGGGTACAAACGCATCAACGACGCCATCGCCCAGCGCATCGGCCTGCTGCTGGCCGCCGGCGAGGCCGTCGAAGGCGTCGGCGAGAGTGTCGTCGACTCCTCGGAGATAATCAACACCCTCCGCAGCGGCGGCATCTCAGCCGTCGGCTACGCCGCCGCCGAGGCCAGCGAGGACGCCGCGGAGAACGTCAACACCATCACCAGCGTCACCCGAAACGCTATGCTGTCCAGTATGAGTCTCCCCAACGCCACCGACGCCGAATCCGCGCTGCTGGTCATCGCGGGCGACCCCGAACGCCTCTCCCGGAAGGGCGTCGAACGCGCCCGCCGCTGGGTCGAAGACGAGACCGGCAGCATGGAAGTCCGGGGCGGGGACTTCCCGCTCGGCTCGGAGAAGATCGCCGCGCTGGTCGTCCTCTCGGGCATCGAGCGCTCCGACCGCGTCAACGAGTACATGGAGAAGGCCAAACAGGCAGCGAAGTCCCAGGGCAACGACACCGACCCCGAAGAGTACTCCAGCGACGACCTCGACTCGCTGATGTAG
- a CDS encoding DUF7333 family protein, with product MELDALKTAVAFLVLFGVLAVGTLMSPMTTSTVMMVLGGLLVFGVVTLLLGVKHGEYRASH from the coding sequence ATGGAACTAGACGCGCTGAAGACGGCTGTCGCCTTCCTCGTCCTGTTCGGTGTCCTCGCTGTCGGGACGCTGATGAGTCCGATGACGACCAGTACCGTGATGATGGTTCTGGGCGGGCTGCTCGTGTTCGGCGTCGTGACACTGCTGCTGGGCGTCAAACACGGCGAGTACCGCGCCTCACACTGA
- a CDS encoding type II toxin-antitoxin system RatA family toxin, with product MDEIEARTVVYAPPEELYDFLVDFPGYARYSEYLDRVRQDGDGTVGTRYALQFSWWKLSYTARSEVTGVDPPERIDWRIVKDIDAQGYWEITPTEPPDGVDVATEVVLHIEYDASSASASAVDLPKLVSMGWVIEKVKPLVRKEATRIVRRVVDDIEGEPREAEVEIRTA from the coding sequence GTGGACGAAATCGAGGCCAGGACGGTCGTCTACGCGCCCCCCGAGGAGCTGTACGACTTTCTCGTCGACTTCCCGGGCTATGCGCGCTACTCGGAGTATCTCGACCGGGTGCGACAGGACGGCGACGGCACGGTCGGCACGAGATACGCCCTCCAGTTCTCGTGGTGGAAGCTCTCCTACACCGCCCGCTCGGAGGTGACCGGTGTCGACCCGCCCGAGCGCATCGACTGGCGCATCGTCAAGGACATCGACGCACAGGGCTACTGGGAGATAACACCGACCGAGCCCCCCGACGGCGTCGACGTCGCCACGGAGGTCGTCCTCCACATCGAGTACGACGCCAGTTCGGCCTCTGCGAGTGCCGTCGACCTGCCGAAGCTCGTCTCTATGGGGTGGGTCATCGAGAAAGTCAAACCGCTCGTCCGCAAAGAAGCGACCCGCATCGTCAGACGGGTCGTCGACGATATCGAGGGCGAGCCCCGAGAGGCCGAGGTCGAGATTCGAACCGCCTGA
- a CDS encoding aldo/keto reductase gives MPMLGLGTWQNDDPQECTDSVETALEMGYRHVDTAQAYGNEDAVGDGLAAADVDREDIFLATKVWNANLAAEDVHATTEESLDDLGVDAVDLLYVHWPAGAYDAEATLGAFDELYDQGKIHNVGVSNFEPHHVEEAMEILDAPLFANQVEIHPFLQQEELRAHAEEHDYELVAYSPLARGDVFESDVLTDIGDSHDASAAQVSLAWLNDKGVTAIPKATGRDHIADNWRSLDLELSEAEIARIDDIDREDRKVDPDFGPDAWD, from the coding sequence ATGCCGATGCTCGGGCTCGGAACATGGCAGAACGACGACCCTCAGGAGTGTACCGACAGCGTCGAGACCGCTCTGGAGATGGGCTATCGCCACGTCGACACCGCACAGGCCTACGGGAACGAGGACGCCGTGGGCGACGGGTTGGCCGCCGCCGACGTGGACCGCGAGGACATCTTCCTCGCGACGAAGGTCTGGAACGCGAACCTCGCGGCCGAGGATGTCCACGCGACGACCGAAGAGAGCCTCGACGACCTCGGGGTCGACGCCGTCGACCTGCTGTACGTCCACTGGCCGGCCGGGGCCTACGACGCCGAGGCGACCCTCGGTGCCTTCGACGAGCTCTACGACCAGGGGAAGATACACAACGTCGGCGTCTCGAACTTCGAACCCCACCACGTAGAGGAGGCCATGGAGATTCTCGACGCCCCGCTCTTTGCCAACCAGGTCGAGATACACCCGTTCCTCCAGCAGGAGGAGCTCCGAGCGCACGCCGAGGAACACGACTACGAACTCGTCGCCTACTCGCCACTGGCCCGCGGCGACGTCTTCGAGAGCGACGTGTTGACCGACATCGGGGACAGCCACGACGCCAGTGCCGCCCAGGTCAGCCTCGCGTGGCTCAACGACAAGGGAGTCACCGCCATCCCGAAAGCGACCGGGCGCGACCACATCGCGGACAACTGGCGGAGTCTGGACCTCGAACTCAGCGAGGCGGAGATCGCCCGCATCGACGATATCGACCGCGAGGACCGGAAGGTCGACCCGGACTTTGGCCCCGACGCCTGGGACTGA